The window GCAGTCTGCAATGCCTATGGAAAACTTTCTACTAGTTCAGTATTTACAGCTCTTTAAATTGATCGTCTCACTTTTACAGCATATCCACCAGTTCAGTATTTCCTTatgtttttcttaaaatttcagcTTCATTAACAAAGAACTCATAAAAAGCTACAAGAAATTCCCATTAATATCTAAAAGCTGCAAAAAGGACAATACGGAATGTCAATGCACAACACTAAACGTTCATGATGTGTCAATTGAATTAATAGCATCTTGTTCTCCGTTGGAGATACCTTGATCAGGATGCTGCACGCTGAAGAGCATGTCCAGTTATAGTTCTTTTATAGATAAGTCAATCAGCTGTAGTGCTACCCATCTATTAAATGCGTGGGTATTTCATTGTTAGATCTATATACCTCATCCACAGTTACACCAAGGTCCagctaaaaggaaaaatattctCAGCTCAAAACCAAGGTCCAAGTAGAATGAACAATATTCTCTACTCAAAACTTTCATCTGAAGAATAACCAGACGAGGAAGCAATTTGAGGGAAAGAATCATTCTAAAGAATGGATATGAatgtaaaataaaagaattgatATCAAGGCTATCTGGTTAGTGGACTAACTGCAGAGAAACAAAATTCTTCGGTAGCAAGGATGTACAAAGTACAAACACGAGAACATGTGAGGGGTGTTGCCAGCAGGAGGGGAGGGTGCGCCGCTGCCTGTCACCACCATTGATGCACCAGAACTCCACTCTTCCTCAGAGAAGAAAACAGGTCCAAGCATTGAGAATACGTCTTCTGATACTTAGAGCTCCTCACTCCAGGGCAACACCTCTGCCATCTATTATAATGGCACTCAAGAAACATCTCATCAATCAAACAAATTGCTCCAGTCTCAAATAACCGGGGGATCAGATGAAATTCAGTTCCTTCTACATCCATTTTCACCACCACATAGTCCCTCTCTGATACTGTAGTCTTCAACCAACCAGCAAAATCAAACCCCTGAATCTTATCAGAATCACCTAGAAAATTACTTGAGGATTGCACACCTTGAATCCTCCCCATCCCTCTTCCTCTCTCCACGTTCATCTTACTTGGTTCCCGGTTTATCTCAAAAAACAGGGTTTCATTCCTCACCCAAGCTGCAAAAGGCAAAAGTTTCACCCCTTTTTTTGACCTGTACTCTTCATGAAAAGCCCTGTCCGCCTCAATGGCGTAGATTTCAAACGTCTTATTCTGCTTGGGATACTGCTTCTTAAACCAACTGCCAATGCTTGAACCATAGTTCCTAGCTCCAACGTCTACATACACATGCCTATTCTTGAAGCGAATATCGACTAGCGAGGACAGATATTTTGCATTCTTCATATTCTTTTTCAATGTTAGCCAAGGCTTCAACGGCTCTTCCACAAGCAAGGGCTCAGCATTCGAGATTAATTCATGTATATACCCTGGCACATTGCACCTATTTACAGATGATCCACGAGTGAATTGTTCTTTATTTCCATTAACAACTACTCCAACCTCTTTCCTTAAGACAACTTCACGAATCCAAGGGGAAGATGAATCTACAGCGTTAATTTCGCGTGATCGAATTAATCTACAAGAATTGAATAATTCAAGCAAGGAATTGAGActatactgatcttttgacgAGGTGTGGACGACAAAGAAGCCCCCGGGTTTGAGCGTTCTTGAAACTTCAGAAGCAAATTCGACGGGTTTAACAGTGCGGTCCAGGACGGAATCGCCGGAAAACTCAAAATCAAAGGTGTTATCAGGGAACGGTTGACGAAAAGCTGGACCATAGCGAACCAACGGCGGAGATGCTTTCTTTGAAATTCCGACGGAGTTAATGACTCCAATATCTTGCAATGCGACAACGTCCTGACCGGTTAGGGTTTCGATGCAGAGAGATTTGGAGTCAGGGGAAAGGAAGCCTTCGGATATCAAATCTTGAAAGACGGAGGAGTAATAATTGCGGAGACGGGTGGCGGACGCCGCAGAGGAAGGGGTCGTGTGCTTTGGGGTATCAGGGAAGAAACAGAAGTCACCGGCGAAGTCGCAAGCTCTGCCTTTGACGGTGATGATATAAGCGGAGCGCGCCAGGAGCACCAGAACGACAAAGGAAAGCAGGCGTACCAGAATATTGCTCACGAGGTTTGGCTTCGTTGCTGTT is drawn from Coffea arabica cultivar ET-39 chromosome 1c, Coffea Arabica ET-39 HiFi, whole genome shotgun sequence and contains these coding sequences:
- the LOC140006708 gene encoding uncharacterized protein; the encoded protein is MKASMETTATKPNLVSNILVRLLSFVVLVLLARSAYIITVKGRACDFAGDFCFFPDTPKHTTPSSAASATRLRNYYSSVFQDLISEGFLSPDSKSLCIETLTGQDVVALQDIGVINSVGISKKASPPLVRYGPAFRQPFPDNTFDFEFSGDSVLDRTVKPVEFASEVSRTLKPGGFFVVHTSSKDQYSLNSLLELFNSCRLIRSREINAVDSSSPWIREVVLRKEVGVVVNGNKEQFTRGSSVNRCNVPGYIHELISNAEPLLVEEPLKPWLTLKKNMKNAKYLSSLVDIRFKNRHVYVDVGARNYGSSIGSWFKKQYPKQNKTFEIYAIEADRAFHEEYRSKKGVKLLPFAAWVRNETLFFEINREPSKMNVERGRGMGRIQGVQSSSNFLGDSDKIQGFDFAGWLKTTVSERDYVVVKMDVEGTEFHLIPRLFETGAICLIDEMFLECHYNRWQRCCPGVRSSKYQKTYSQCLDLFSSLRKSGVLVHQWW